A window of the Brassica napus cultivar Da-Ae chromosome C5, Da-Ae, whole genome shotgun sequence genome harbors these coding sequences:
- the LOC106345604 gene encoding serine/threonine-protein kinase BSK6-like — translation MRCICFKPWRRSPSPSVKSTVVDELDNSNKDREGSSCPRFREFTLEELNVATDGFSADNIVSEHNEKVPNIVYEGTLDDGKKIAVKRFQKLSWPDASEFVEEAQEVGKCRSEDMVSLIGCCSEGQERLLVADYMPNGTLAKHLFHWEKRPMKWKMRLKVALHTAKALEYCNDMGLDLYHDLNTYRILFDKVGNPRLSCFGLMKCIREGKSYSTNLVFAPPEYLRLGTLVPESSIFSFGTLLLDLMSGKHIPPNHALDLFRGKNYLVLMDSALDGQFSDEDRAELIHLASRCFRREPDERPSIKFLMSALSRLEKRAELWPKLKEENIPDPSYTKPATNQPLRLTPLGEACSRVDLSGIHELLEKLGYGEDDVSVTNEFSFQMWTGDLQENTDYKKHGDAAFRAKDFETAIEFYTEFMSGAPVVSPTVLIRRCLCYLMSDMFSEALSEAMQAQVVSPECSTALYLQAACLLKLGMEAKAKEALQQGSALEAV, via the exons ATGCGTTGCATTTGCTTCAAACCATGGCGTCGTTCGCCATCTCCCTCGGTTAAATCCACCGTCGTCGACGAACTTG ATAATAGTAACAAAGACCGCGAGGGAAGCTCTTGTCCGAGATTCCGGGAATTCACTTTGGAAGAGTTGAATGTCGCTACTGACGGATTCTCCGCCGACAACATCGTGTCGGAACACAACGAGAAGGTTCCTAACATCGTCTACGAAGGGACGCTTGACGATGGAAAAAAGATTGCCGTAAAGCGGTTTCAGAAGCTGTCATGGCCTGACGCCTCCGAGTTCGTC gaagAAGCACAAGAAGTGGGAAAGTGTAGGAGTGAGGATATGGTCAGTTTGATAGGGTGTTGCTCAGAGGGTCAAGAGAGGCTTCTCGTTGCTGATTACATGCCCAATGGAACACTTGCAAAGCATCTATTCCACT GGGAGAAACGACCAATGAAATGGAAAATGAGGTTGAAGGTTGCGTTACATACAGCGAAAGCCTTGGAGTATTGTAATGATATGGGACTGGATTTGTACCATGATCTCAACACCTACAGAATATTGTTCGATAag GTTGGTAACCCTAGGCTGTCATGTTTCGGTCTCATGAAGTGTATCAGAGAGGGGAAGAGCTACAGTACAAACTTGGTATTTGCTCCTCCTGAATATTTGCGTCTAGGTACTCTGGTACCGGAGAGTAGCATATTCAGCTTTGGGACCTTGTTACTGGATCTTATGAGTGGCAAACATATTCCACCAAATCAT GCACTTGATCTCTTCCGTGGCAAAAACTACTTGGTGCTAATGGATTCTGCTCTAGACGGTCAGTTCTCTGATGAAGACAGGGCAGAACTAATCCACCTTGCATCCCGCTGTTTTCGGCGTGAACCAGACGAGAGACCAAGCATAAAGTTTCTTATGTCTGCTCTTTCAAGACTTGAGAAACGAGCTGAGTTATGGCCAAAACTCAAAGAAGAAAACATCCCT GATCCATCATACACTAAACCTGCAACAAATCAGCCATTGCGCTTGACCCCTCTTGGAGAAGCATGCTCAAGAGTGGATCTAAGTGGCATACACGAACTTCTCGAGAAACTTGGATATGGAGAGGACGATGTGTCAGTCACAAATGAG TTCTCATTCCAAATGTGGACGGGTGATCTGCAAGAGAATACTGATTACAAAAAGCATGGAGATGCTGCATTTCGTGCTAAGGATTTTGAGACTGCTATTGAATTCTACACAGAG TTCATGAGCGGAGCACCAGTGGTATCACCAACAGTATTAATCAGACGGTGTCTATGTTACCTAATGAGCGATATGTTCAGTGAGGCTCTAAGCGAGGCGATGCAAGCTCAGGTTGTGTCGCCAGAGTGTTCAACCGCTCTCTACTTACAAGCGGCTTGTCTCTTAAAGCTTGGGATGGAAGCAAAAGCTAAAGAAGCACTACAACAGGGCTCTGCTCTCGAAGCTGTTTAG